Genomic DNA from Vespa velutina chromosome 6, iVesVel2.1, whole genome shotgun sequence:
TCTACCTGCCAACTCGTACGATGTaaatgtatagaaaatatgagaagCAAAGGTGtcgattaagaagaaaaaaaaaaaagaaaaaaaagaaaaaaaaaaaagaaaaaaaaacaagaaaaaaaaaacagaaaaaaaaaacaagaaattaacACCTATGTAAACCGAGACGATGATCAAGACCGAAAATGACGTTTTGCGtccaaattattttctattgttaatattttattcatcttatatcttattgtacatattttcctttcctttccttttctttttctttcttttttttttttttttttttttctctctcatttttctcgcGAATATGCGTTGCTTTCGATAGAAAATGCGCCTTACCGTCTACTCGCCAAGCAAGAAAGTTATTATTCTCTAATGATTTTAGAAGGCATATGactttattgtattttatcttttttttttttttttttttttttccattttttttttcattttttctctctctctctctctctctctctctctctcttatactagatcaatttatatcattgttatacatagatgtatacgtatatatacatatatatgtacatgcatcGAGCCGAGACATATGTTTTGAACAAATCTACGTTCCTATTGACCTCCAAAGATAAATCGAAAGGTGCTGCCGATCGAGAGGGAACGTTAGGCGagagatgatttttttttattcggacatagtttcgtttcgtttctatatatacatattgtcgatttccttcctttatttcttcttcttcttcttcttcttcttcttcttcttcttcgtcttcttcttcttcttcttcttcttcctcttcctcctccttgttctattctattcttttttttcttttcttccttttttttttttttaaccatttatctattgatttataaaagtcCATGCATCGcgtgatttttttctattgtatattattattattattattataataatcattattactattaataatattattattattaatattattattattattattattattattattaattattattattattaattattatttttattgtattttaaccttcggttattattattaatattattattattattattattattattattattattttattattatatatattattatattatattatatattatatatattatattatcaatataattcttaccaatattgattgaaaataccaatattgttttttttcttcttcgaggtATTTATGTGTGAGAGCGCgtattatgataatgatgatgatgatgatgatgatgatgatgatgatgattatgattatgattatgattatgattatgatgatggcGATGATGTTGCGTGAAGGATAGGAGAGACAATGTGTAAACCAACTAAACTGtgtaaattgtatttaaaaagtCAGCGACGCAAcacaaaaaatgattttctttttcgccgAATAACAttgtcgagagagagagatacaagtatatagatatatacattataatccTCGAAAGAAATTCAGTTATCGCTGTttgttttttgtcttctttacCCACTACATCTTAACTAAtaccatatttatatatatatatatatatatatatatatatatatatataaatttaaaaaaatatatatacataaaagaaaacatacacacatatacacatacatacatacatgcatacacaaatatatatatatatatttatatatatatatatatatacacaacacCATTTTAACACGCGCGTACGTTAATGAtgaattacgattataaataaCGTAATGATAACACGAATATTATCACAACAGGATtgtacgataattattttactatattcatacggaataataattaattattatgtaccATCGAATTCCaatataaagaggaaaaactacgttcatcattattatatatacgagagagagagcttaaAAATCGTTCTGTCCTTCGCGATTGTGCCAAATCCGTCAGAGTTTATCGatttaatcaatcaataaCTCAGCAAAGAAGTAAATAAGGAACCAAGGAAGcaaacaagcaagcaagcaagtcagtcagtcagtcagtcagtcagtcagtcagtcagtcagtcagtcagtcagtcagtcagtcaatCAGTCAATCAGTCAATCAATCAATTCGCCCACGTTCCCATTGTATTCGATTCCTCGCAGATGTTTTcgtatctattaatttttcgtatctttttttttctttttttctttctttttttttttttttttttttttttggaattttttgTTCCACTTAATAATCCTCGGATGAAGCGCAATCGTGGCCGACAGTTTCGctttttatcgtcattgacGAACGAGATGATACgaggagggaagaaagaagTGGAAGGCTCTTCTACCTCCAAGTTCgacttgagaaaaaaaatacgggACCTTTAATCACGCGTATCGGGATCTGTACGGTTCACTAAAAAGAAcactaatatatacatatatatatatatatatatatacatatatataagtatatatgtatctatattttcGCGTTTctattgtttactttttttaatttttttttttttttcttttttttttctctgagctttcgttttctctctctctctctctctctctctctctctctctctcctcggaACTCTCGTAGCTAGGAATTATCGAATTTGGGAAATAGGGAAAGGCATGTGAATGGTAACTGCACCAAGGAAAGACCAAACTCGCTTAAATGAGAGATGATTTAtttactctatatatatatatatatatatatatatatatatatatatatatatatattagattgtatatacgattataattattttattgctattttatatatatatatatatatattattataatatatatatatattattattattattattattattattattattattatacgcattattattatcattattttataattataattattattattattattattattattatgattattattattattattattattattacagtattTATTAGCGCGAACAAACGTTCACGAAAGCAAATACAGAGAGACGTGAGATATGtaagaaaattgttgaaaagtTCTATGAGAGtaagctttctttttttattattactattattattattattattattattattattattattattattattattattattatcatcattattactagtattattatcgaaaatatgaaggaacgagataaaagatagtaattttcatttatttcgctttttttcttttttttttttaatctagcGAACTAAGAAGCAAATGTATCAAGTGGGAAAGATCCTTTTGATAAGttggataaatattttcgtagttttacttttgttattacatctcgtgtctctcttttcttcttttttgactctctctatctgactctctctctctctctctctctttctctctctctctctttctttctctttcactctatttctctctctctctctctctttctctctctctctctctctcacttacttatgaacagagatagataaacgGTCGTTGTCTCTCAATCGtatctttcgatatatcgagTAATCGAAATGCAttgtatttattcgttttcttttacttcctaACTTTTAATCttacatgtatatagatttttatcgtAACCTATTTagtatcgttgttattattattattattattattattattattattattattattattattattattattattattattattattattattattattattattattattattactactactattatcattatcataataataataataattactattattattattattattattattattattattattatcatcattattatgatgcttattataattattaatatccttTATACACGTAACCGAATGGAGATAGAtaatatctcttttcctttttttttttatatttttttgtttatttttatttttttgtttttttttttttttttttttttttttttctttaacgaagTCCTGTGCAATTTGGAAATTTCGTGAGTTcgtactttttaatttatggGATATACAAGGGGGTAGGAGGGAGGGGGGCGTGGGCTGGGGGGAGAAAGTTTGAACGGTTGGTAAAAGAGAAggtttgaaaaaaatgaaaaggataaataaataaaaacgacatAGCAATTGtaggataagaaagaaaggaagataagaaatcgtgacaatatatacatatatgaataatatatatatatatatataaacatatataatatatatctatatatttgcAAGATATTTTGTGAACGAGGGCTTTTTTATCTACTTTATAATGATCACAGTTTGTgagtaaaagaaatgaaagaaaggttTGAAATAAGTtaggagaatgagaaagagagagagagagagagagagagagagagagagagagagagagaggaaaagagatagagagaaaatcgtATCGATTGTAGTTTGTAAATTGTGAATGCGTACGCGTAttgaaacaaaagagagagagagagagagagagagagagagagagagagagaaagcgagagagagaataataatcgaataccGTCGATTAATTGGAGGACGGTTTCTCACGGTAATACAcgtttcttttatgttttgtGTGCCTAAGGTTtgcattataattaatctaatctactactattattattattattattattattattattattattattatcattattaattattttactattattattatcattattattattattattattattaatattattattattattattattattattattattattattattattattgtgtatATGGTATGAATTGTAAAAAGGAACATAAATTACtacaataattcattttacagAGATCGATAAGGTCCTCTCTGAATAAAGAAACATTGTTTAAAAGCGaaggattaaataaaatattgaccAAATCAATAGTCGCACGTATCCTTGAGTTAGAACGATGTATCGTTCTCTCATacgatgtacatatattaaattgaaaacgTTGTATCGGTTTTCCTcatcctttccctttttaaaattttccaggaaagttttcttttttttccatcaggATAATGTCGTTCGAGGAAAAATACGATGATCGAGAGATTGCAAAGTCGAAGGAGAGAATGTAAAAAACGAATTTGAGATCGAGGAACGTTCATCGATCGACAATTGTTCGATGATTTGTGATTAACCTTCGCTGGCTCAGACATTCTGGTTTTGTAAAATCAAGCCAGCTATTCTGGTGGTCCGGTACTTGGTCAATCCACATTGCCACATACGTTGTAAGAGATTACTGACCCTAGAGTCCGTTCAATGGCCAATCCGGACGAACTACGTAGGTTGAATACAAGGTCGTCAGTCTGTACTCggagatatataaattatgttcgAAGCCAATCTTATTTAATCTCAAAACGTTCCGGCTCACAGATTGTTTTCTCTTGTTCGATCACGTACttctaataatattctaatgaTTCATAAGTtttcaaggaaaaaaacaaagatccTCGTCGAATACgagacatttttttaaatgatcaaacacgtaaattttctaatctaagaatatttttaatcttttatatcatcgatatttttgtttttattattatacgttgatcctgtaattaaaaataatagaatcatGGTGATCAGATAGATCCTTAATGGAGTTTTCTATGACATTTTGTACAACGGATAGATTTATTGTTATACTTCAAAAGATCTAgagatcattttttctttttttttttttttttaggatacCAAGGATCAATACAAGTAACTAAAAACATCAGGATGATACTGATGATCAACTTTGGatacataaaatttttaatcttcgaTGGATCAATCTCGGAAATAATATAACGCATCAATGTCGGTATTAACGTTTGAGCTATATcacgatagaaaatattagaagaaaatttgtcTATAACTAtcgttgagaaaaagaaaaagaaaaaagaaaatggaacgttttatttttaatactgtaaaaatgttgaaaagttttgaaaagaaacgaattgaTCACTCGGTGTCACTCAATAGGATAACAAAGTGTTATCTATTCTGAATCGTACAATTTTGATAATACGTccatttataaacaattaattatgttaaaattgatatttaatgaaGTATTTAATTCGAATGAAGTATCATTTGTTTCGTAACATTTAATGTCGAGTtacaatttcaatgaaaaaaaaaaaaaaaaaaaaaaaaaaaaattgtatctcCGACATACAAGgcaaagttatatataataacataatggaatattattatttttataaacaagaTCATTCTCGATTAGCTTTACAACTCGAGTACGAAAAGAATACTATCATTCTTTTTGCAACATTTTTGACTCTTATACATTATCATGATCGTATGTAATTTCAAGAGAAACGATTTTACTCAATCGCTAATCCAAttttacaaatacatattatacattaaaatcTTTAGATATTTGTTATTACGTTGGCActgcaattattattttatttaaggaaatcgatcgaattgtAGGATGATTATGTATTGTAACGATTATagttttgtgaaaaaaaattttattcaatggaTAATTTCACAAGTAAGTATTACATATGGATCTTCAGAGATAATACATGATAATATGAAAGCTTAACAATAACGTCGCAATTATTCCACGAAAGAAGATCGATAAAATTGTAGCACGATTGCTTTTACCATTTTGTCTGTatagatcattaaaaaaagaaaaaaaaaaaaaaaagaaaaaaagaaaaagaaaaaaagaatcaatttgAAACATCACGATTAAAGGtaataagtaaaattttaatatttatatcgacgGAACTTGTTTGAAACAATTAGCACGATTTGATCTCAACAaacgattctttttaattatcccATTGATATTGTCACGATATCGATAGACCATCAATTCcacgagaaaaacgaaaatagcAAAAGCATTGCCTATTGCAAGTATGTAAAAACTAAAATCAAGATGTTTAAATTTAAGCACTTTAAATTCGGTCGAgctcattattttcaattgcaTTTGTTGATGCAAAAACGCGATAGTTTGCTTTTTCCACATAGAGACCAGACCAGCTTCAACTAATCTTTGCAAATGTTTATTGAACGTTTTGAAGATCGGCCAATTTTCTCTCGCTATGAACGAAGCCACGAATTCCCTTACTTTAGATTTCGAAATGTACAGATTTGTTTCGTTTATTAatctataatgtatattaagaCATTCCGATATCCATACAGAGTTGCTTGTATTTTTAACTATTTCAAAGCAATCAGAATAAGATGATTCATGAAAACGAGATTCCAACTCCTCACCGACCAAATCTTTGAAACTTATAGTCCCGTATATATCATGTCCAGAaccctataaaaaaaaaaaaaaaagaaaaaaaaaaaagagagagaaaaaaagaagacagatacatttttcaattataacgaaatataacGCTCGAAagtttgaattaattaaattaaaagcaaaaaaaaaaagaaacaagaaaaaaaagaaaaggaaaatatatatatataccttaagATCATCGTAAGTGTCAATGTTCGAATAGAATTGAGGCACCATTAATAATGTATACCATTGACTTTGAAAAACGGCATTTGCGGTTAAGGAGAGTATAAATATCATACagatataaattctataagaatttatttttggcGGGCGCAATATGGCGACGCATACTACCAAACGTTCTACATTTAAAAAGGCGTCAAAGAATCCATCGATTTTCGTCATGATCAGAAGAGTAATTATGCAGAATATCATCATGCCTAACATAAAGGGTTGCGTCAAAagtatcataaattttcttaactCCGGAACTTCGATACTTGCTTGAGACATAACGCATAAACCAGATTCATCGTGTGGATAGGTATAactattgaattattaagTTATATAGTTAACATTAGTTCACGACTATTATAAAAGatggattattataatagaaagtaaatgagaaagagtaatcgattattaaataattactttgaAACTTTTTGGACCATCttgtaaataattgaaatagttatttaaataatgacaACGTAATACCTCAGATGCCACATCATGGTGAAACTTCTGGAATTCATTCCTACATCACAAATACCATTTGCAACTTCTTGTAACAAGTCTGTCATACTTCCATATTTATCGATACCACCTAACATAAGATCCTTTACCGTTATATTCATAGTAGTGTTAAGCTTTTTAAGAATCGTTTGTACTATCAAGCTGTCATATCCTTTAAATCTATCCAATCCGGTGATATTTTtccgtatatataaaaatggtgGTGTATTTGTCGCGCACAATCTTACTTCGTAACCATGAAATGTATTGactcgattaatttctttaaattcacAAATTGTTGattctaaaaaaattataatataatttataataatattaatttcatgatatcagagaaaataatagaaaatgattCTAAAGTCTTTACCATTGTCATATCTCTTTTGAAGTAAAAGCCAAGGATGTCCATTACGTCCAGATATTCTTTCGATCTCCTTCCAATTATTTGACGTTTCACCTGTATAAGGATCGTAAGAATAAAGTAGAACACCTTTGACAGGATCAACGCAGATAaagatcgaatataaaaaatcaaattgcCAAGCTGTCCAAAGATACGATTTAGCGTTATCACAACCACGTTCCGCTGTCTTCTTATctattagaatataatatccGTTGTTATTAGCCCACGTagtttcctttattcttttcaaggTCAATTTAAGAATCGGTTGGGAGGAAGTAATCACGACGAATATACGAAGTctgtaaagaaattttacgaaCTTCTGATACGTttgtttgtaaataaaaaatgaatactgGGCCAAAGTGAACGGATCGAAAGTCGAATTTTTGGATTCTGCCACTAGGGCTATTGTAGTTCGTCCGAAAAAATGgcgatgattaattaaaacgtcGGTATATTCGCCGgcgaatagaaatttattttcggtCACTGGACTACAGGACATTAAGATGTTTAactgaaaattaaattataaatttcatatcctcaatgataaaaatatatacatatgttatatcgaataattacCGTAGTGTCGATCGTTTTTTCGTAACTTCCATTAGGGATAAAAACGTTGCCGGCAacattcaaaagaaaagaatgtaataataaatttgtcatGTTTGAAGATAAACATAGACATATGACGATCCGACAATGAAGGAAAACAGAGAATGTTCGATTTATAACCAAAAATTAAGAACTTTAatgtttgaaagaaaaaaatgtcgaggga
This window encodes:
- the LOC124949843 gene encoding uncharacterized protein LOC124949843, with amino-acid sequence MTNLLLHSFLLNVAGNVFIPNGSYEKTIDTTLNILMSCSPVTENKFLFAGEYTDVLINHRHFFGRTTIALVAESKNSTFDPFTLAQYSFFIYKQTYQKFVKFLYRLRIFVVITSSQPILKLTLKRIKETTWANNNGYYILIDKKTAERGCDNAKSYLWTAWQFDFLYSIFICVDPVKGVLLYSYDPYTGETSNNWKEIERISGRNGHPWLLLQKRYDNESTICEFKEINRVNTFHGYEVRLCATNTPPFLYIRKNITGLDRFKGYDSLIVQTILKKLNTTMNITVKDLMLGGIDKYGSMTDLLQEVANGICDVGMNSRSFTMMWHLSYTYPHDESGLCVMSQASIEVPELRKFMILLTQPFMLGMMIFCIITLLIMTKIDGFFDAFLNVERLVVCVAILRPPKINSYRIYICMIFILSLTANAVFQSQWYTLLMVPQFYSNIDTYDDLKGSGHDIYGTISFKDLVGEELESRFHESSYSDCFEIVKNTSNSVWISECLNIHYRLINETNLYISKSKVREFVASFIARENWPIFKTFNKHLQRLVEAGLVSMWKKQTIAFLHQQMQLKIMSSTEFKVLKFKHLDFSFYILAIGNAFAIFVFLVELMVYRYRDNINGIIKKNRLLRSNRANCFKQVPSI